The segment AAATTATGACAAAAGCATACCTTCTTTTCAAGCTAAAAATGACAAAAGAATACTATGTTTGGGTTAGTCGCCACTGGTGGAAAGGTAATATTTGTTTACTTCTTCGGCAGAGAGCGGGCGGTCAAAGATGAAAATTTCGCTCATATTTCCGCTAAAATAGTTGGCATTGCCATAGGAATTATTTCCAATAAATAACTTGCTCGTTGATTTGACACTTCGGTCAATTTGCCCAATGGTGTCTACAGGCACCAAATCTAAATAGGTTGTCACTGGTTCTCCATTTAAATATATTCCAACCTCACCCGTAGCATGATCAAAAGTGCCCGCAATATGATATGGAATATCGTTATTAATCAACCGGTCGCTGGTCATATGGTAATAATCCTGCACACTACTAAGGATCACAAACTGAACATACAATGGATAGAATCCATCTCCTGCAAGGCGTAAATTATAAGTGGCACCATCAAGTCTTTTATCAACAAGTTGCTGCTCAGAATATTTATCGATATTGGTAACAACTGCAATTACAGAAACCGAATCAGGATTTAAGGCTGACACGTTATCAATCAACACTTGGTCATTGGTTCCATCAAATTTAAAAGCACCATCTAGAATCCCGGATTGTGGGGGCTCAAGCCACTGCGGCCCGCCTTGTGGAATGCCATGGTTGCTGTTGCCGCTGTAGTCGCAAATGGTTTTGCTTGGATTGTCGTCGCCTTCGCACATGATGCTCTTGCTGGGATCTTCGTTGAAGCGTAGCCATAGCACCAACCCAGTATCACCGGTGGTTACGATTTTTTCTAAAGTATTGAGAATTTGAGCACCACTGGTTTCTTCGACCTTGAATTTGTAGTCTTTGCGTGGTTTTAAATTGGATAAAGGAAGACTTTCCCCACCGGATTTCTTTTCATCAATCGGTATCGTTGTGGTCTCTTGGCCATTATTATCTAATTCAATTGCTCTAACCCGGTATTCCTTTGAATTATTTCCCGGTAAAGTGAATGACTCTGTTGTGTCTACTCCATAACGTGGC is part of the Deltaproteobacteria bacterium genome and harbors:
- a CDS encoding LamG domain-containing protein encodes the protein TLKASRLATTEEKCDKQCDVAQDFTPTIMAFDGDVPRYGVDTTESFTLPGNNSKEYRVRAIELDNNGQETTTIPIDEKKSGGESLPLSNLKPRKDYKFKVEETSGAQILNTLEKIVTTGDTGLVLWLRFNEDPSKSIMCEGDDNPSKTICDYSGNSNHGIPQGGPQWLEPPQSGILDGAFKFDGTNDQVLIDNVSALNPDSVSVIAVVTNIDKYSEQQLVDKRLDGATYNLRLAGDGFYPLYVQFVILSSVQDYYHMTSDRLINNDIPYHIAGTFDHATGEVGIYLNGEPVTTYLDLVPVDTIGQIDRSVKSTSKLFIGNNSYGNANYFSGNMSEIFIFDRPLSAEEVNKYYLSTSGD